The Vidua chalybeata isolate OUT-0048 chromosome 17, bVidCha1 merged haplotype, whole genome shotgun sequence genome has a segment encoding these proteins:
- the SALL4 gene encoding sal-like protein 4, with the protein MSRRKQAKPQHINSEEQPPDAASGSPQDVPGDRDGEMSSKRCRTEETKICEKCCAEFFVLSEFLEHKKNCTKNPPVLIMNDSEGAVPPESFSEAPLGPFPSDRMDGRTRKDIQAKGCTGSVEKREGKMDAEPVGGMYLKIEPPLTPAAPGLSYLPKPKVPNTNVTLQTIRGTKVAVNQRASDAISSSAAGFNAIPMILEQLVCLQQQQLQQIQLTEQIRIQIAMMAPHALHPSIAAATDPLKALGAHMSQQLSAAVALIGQKAGSQSLSLESLKQGKLPHSNTGIAAASSLAAGLSSSFPLKPEGSRGLPGSISQFPNPLLPQSSGSVIFQNPLSAVSSVMDSSKKGKGKPPNISVSESKPNAEEPFFKHKCKFCGKVFGNDSALQIHLRSHTGERPYKCNICGNRFTTKGNLKVHFQRHKDKYPHIKMNPYPVPEHLDNVPTSTGIPYGMSVPLDESNLIVDSKPLLTTLPTSAATGAPQTISSLAGIKEALPGTFSSELQSRPSPESEGGSSSSGAVGHESGTEQSLSSPQAACSVSIFHVGGSNEQGSETSKLQQLVENIDKSTADPNECLICHRVLSCQSSLKMHYRTHTGERPFKCKICGRAFSTKGNLKTHYGVHRANTPLKMQHSCPICQKKFTNAVVLQQHIRMHMGGQIPNTPMPEPPCDSAEVDPAVPEKNGDIGRPEETVESIDMEDDVDSQDGPRSSSKPPTPYDAQSESPAAAAAFSGVAALENQMKIVASSLSLQRQSSLKSSDNGSAESDGMTNDSSSVAGDADYQNGRSPAASEAASLQALSPANSQAESVRSKSPAFNNQEDAGTGSKPEGPENAPAEVEGVVGALDLTYGNIGRKVIKEEPGLHFANGEYGRSSIPAAFVRAPPALIKMELPGDRPLSTGHFIGPPALSPGVAPLLVPRPKFCRPAKQHICTTCGKNFSSASALQIHERTHTGEKPFACTICGRAFTTKGNLKVHVGTHMWNNSARRGRRLSIDNPMALLGNDPKKVSEMFPKEMVAPSVSIDPAVWNQYAAVLSNGLAVKTNEISVIQSGALPALPVPMAGGSPMNSAPASKVDPGQAGAASDAEKAGGAAADSVPKHQFPLFLEENKIAVS; encoded by the exons ggAGTCCACAAGACGTCCCAGGTGATAGAGATGGTGAAATGAGTTCCAAAAGGTGCCGCACGGAGGAAACCAAAATCTGTGAGAAATGCTGTGCAGAATTCTTTGTTCTCTCTGAATTCCTTGAGCATAAGAAAAATTGCACTAAAAATCCGCCTGTTCTAATCATGAATGACAGTGAGGGAGCAGTCCCCCCGGAGAGCTTCTCCGAGGCTCCTCTGGGGCCCTTCCCAAGCGACCGAATGGATGGCAGGACACGCAAGGACATTCAGGCCAAGGGCTGCACTGGCTCtgtggaaaagagagaaggaaaaatggacGCTGAACCGGTAGGAGGAATGTACCTTAAAATAGAACCCCCCCTCACGCCTGCGGCCCCCGGCCTAAGCTATCTACCAAAACCCAAAGTACCAAACACTAACGTGACTTTGCAGACCATCCGTGGCACTAAGGTGGCCGTGAACCAGCGGGCGTCCGACGCCATCTCCTCCTCGGCGGCCGGGTTCAACGCCATCCCCATGATCCTGGAGCAGCTCGtgtgcttgcagcagcagcagctccagcagatcCAGCTGACGGAGCAGATCCGCATCCAGATTGCCATGATGGCTCCCCACGCCCTGCACCCCTCCATAGCAGCTGCTACTGACCCGCTCAAGGCTCTGGGTGCCCACATGTCCCAGCAGCTCTCGGCTGCCGTGGCTCTAATCGGACAGAAAGCTGGGAGCCAGAGCCTATCGCTGGAATCCTTGAAGCAAGGAAAACTACCTCATTCTAACACTGGCATTGCAGCCGCCAGCTCGCTGGCTGCTgggctctcctcctccttccccctgaagcCAGAGGGGAGCCGAGGCCTCCCCGGCTCCATCTCTCAGTTCCCAAATCCTTTGCTACCTCAGTCCTCCGGCTCGGTCATCTTCCAGAACCCGCTTTCGGCCGTCTCGTCTGTGATGGATTCCTCAAAGAAGGGCAAGGGGAAACCCCCCAACATCAGCGTGTCTGAAAGCAAACCGAACGCAGAGGAGCCGTTCTTCAAACACAAGTGTAAATTCTGTGGGAAGGTCTTTGGCAACGACAGTGCCCTGCAGATCCACCTCCGCTCCCACACCGGGGAAAGGCCCTATAAATGTAACATCTGTGGGAACCGCTTCACGACCAAAGGAAACCTCAAAGTGCATTTTCAGCGTCACAAAGACAAGTACCCCCACATAAAGATGAATCCTTACCCAGTTCCTGAGCACCTGGACAATGTTCCTACCAGCACTGGAATCCCGTACGGGATGTCTGTGCCCCTGGATGAGTCCAACCTGATTGTGGACAGCAAACCTCTCCTAACAACTCTGCCTACCTCTGCGGCCACCGGCGCACCTCAGACCAtctccagcctggcaggcaTCAAGGAGGCTCTGCCTGGTACGTTCTCAAGCGAGCTGCAGTCAAGGCCCTCTCCCGAAAGCGAGGGCGGCTCCTCCTCATCGGGGGCGGTCGGTCACGAGTCGGGAACGGAGCAGAGCTTGAGCTCACCACAAGCTGCCTGCAGCGTGAGCATCTTCCACGTAGGTGGGTCAAACGAGCAAGGCTCAGAGACATCAAAGCTCCAGCAGCTGGTTGAAAATATCGACAAATCCACTGCCGACCCCAACGAGTGCCTGATATGCCACAGAGTGCTGAGCTGCCAGAGCTCGCTGAAAATGCATTACCGCAcccacaccggggagaggccgTTCAAGTGTAAGATCTGCGGCCGTGCCTTCTCCACTAAAGGGAACCTTAAAACCCACTACGGCGTCCACCGGGCCAACACCCCCTTGAAGATGCAGCATTCGTGCCCGATTTGCCAGAAGAAGTTTACAAATGCcgtggtgctgcagcagcacatccGCATGCACATGGGCGGGCAGATCCCCAACACCCCGATGCCGGAGCCGCCCTGCGACAGCGCCGAGGTGGATCCTGCCGTGCCTGAGAAGAACGGAGACATCGGTCGCCCAGAGGAGACGGTGGAAAGCATAGACATGGAAGACGACGTGGACTCTCAGGATGGCCCCAGGAGTTCTTCCAAGCCTCCTACTCCGTATGATGCACAATCAGAGTcgcccgccgcggccgccgccttCTCCGGGGTTGCAGCGCTGGAGAACCAGATGAAGATTGTGGCCTCCTCTCTGAGCTTGCAGCGGCAGAGCAGCCTGAAGTCCAGCGACAACGGCTCGGCAGAGAGCGACGGCATGACCAACGACTCGTCCTCGGTGGCGGGCGATGCCGACTACCAGAACGGCAGGAGCCCCGCCGCCTCCGAGGCCGCGTCGCTGCAGGCGCTGTCCCCCGCCAACAGCCAGGCCGAGAGCGTCAGGTCAAAGTCACCTGCCTTCAACAACCAGGAGGATGCAGGCACGGGGAGTAAACCAGAGGGTCCTGAGAATGCTCCTGCAGAAGTGGAAGGGGTGGTCGGCGCTTTGGATTTAACGTACGGCAATATTGGTCGGAAGGTCATTAAGGAAGAGCCTGGGCTACACTTTGCAAATGGGGAATATG gTCGAAGCAGTATCCCAGCTGCTTTTGTCAGAGCCCCACCAGCCCTGATAAAAATGGAGCTGCCCGGCGATCGTCCCCTCAGCACTGGCCACTTCATTGGccccccagctctgtcccctggggTCGCCCCTCTCCTGGTGCCGCGCCCCAAGTTCTGCCGTCCTGCCAAACAGCACATCTGCACTACCTGTGGGAAGaacttctcctctgccagcGCCCTGCAGATCCACGAGCGCACCCACACCGGGGAGAAGCCCTTTGCCTGCACCATCTGTGGGAGAGCCTTCACCACCAAAGGAAACCTGAAG GTCCATGTAGGAACCCACATGTGGAACAACTCAGCCAGGCGGGGCAGGCGGCTGTCCATCGACAACCCCATGGCCCTGCTGGGCAACGACCCCAAGAAGGTGTCGGAGATGTTCCCCAAGGAGATGGTGGCGCCCTCGGTGAGCATCGACCCCGCCGTGTGGAACCAGTACGCGGCCGTGCTCAGCAACGGGCTGGCCGTGAAGACCAACGAGATCTCGGTGATCCAGAGCGGGGCCCTGCCCGCCCTGCCCGTGCCCATGGCCGGGGGCTCGCCCATGAACTCTGCCCCGGCCTCCAAGGTGGACCCGGGCCAGGCTGGCGCCGCCTCTGACGCGGAGAAGGCGGGCGGTGCTGCTGCAGACAGTGTGCCAAAACACCAGTTCCCCCTCTTCCTGGAGGAGAACAAAATCGCCGTTAGCTAA